A genomic segment from Limosilactobacillus sp. encodes:
- a CDS encoding TIGR00730 family Rossman fold protein — protein sequence MIKKLAVYCGSRAGKNPDYEKIAEQIGTKMAQHQIDLVYGGGQYGMMGAVARGVLDHDGTVHGIITKQLASRGVTFDAIADLRVVPDMDTRKKEMMQLADGMLALPGGLGTLEEISQAASWITLGDNAKPVAFYNLDGFYDPLRDQLVAMNRAGFMEQRYLDSLCFSDDFNQILDFMNSYRAPLRRQYK from the coding sequence ATGATTAAAAAACTAGCAGTTTACTGTGGTTCGCGTGCCGGAAAGAATCCCGACTACGAAAAGATTGCCGAACAGATCGGCACTAAGATGGCCCAGCACCAGATTGACCTGGTCTACGGTGGTGGCCAATACGGAATGATGGGCGCCGTGGCCCGGGGCGTCCTCGACCACGACGGGACCGTGCACGGCATCATCACCAAGCAGCTGGCCAGTCGCGGCGTCACCTTTGACGCCATCGCCGATCTGCGGGTGGTGCCGGACATGGACACGCGCAAGAAGGAAATGATGCAGCTGGCCGACGGGATGCTGGCCCTGCCCGGTGGCCTGGGGACCCTTGAGGAGATCAGTCAGGCGGCGTCCTGGATTACCCTCGGCGACAACGCCAAGCCGGTCGCCTTCTACAACCTGGACGGCTTTTACGATCCCCTCCGCGACCAGCTCGTGGCGATGAACCGGGCCGGCTTCATGGAGCAGCGCTACCTGGATAGCCTGTGCTTCAGCGACGATTTCAACCAGATCTTGGACTTCA
- a CDS encoding lactate/malate family dehydrogenase, with the protein MRKIGIIGLGHVGRLLAHQLLVTEAVDELVLIDQDDQLALGLQSDLADAAVALAHQPQIVIQDYAALKDAQVLVVAAGNSQLIQEEPMAELTTNRELVDAIAPQIHASGFAGVIVNLANPNEAVTAYLQQRVLLPAKQVLGIGTVLDTARLHRAVATAAKLSPTNVGGFVYGQHDGQQVFAWSTVRVNGQPLDATINGRKLDQSRLKVNADLSNWYSLQGLGYNAHAACAWTQRIISAILTDEQLALPVAIYQPQYSTYVSFPALIGCQGVGNLLLLKLYPVEEAGIKTAATTIQQQVAAMQRMGKDND; encoded by the coding sequence ATGCGAAAAATTGGAATTATTGGGCTGGGCCACGTAGGTCGGTTGCTCGCCCACCAGCTTCTTGTGACGGAAGCAGTTGACGAGCTGGTCCTGATCGATCAAGATGATCAGCTGGCGCTGGGCCTGCAGAGCGACCTGGCGGATGCCGCGGTTGCCCTGGCCCACCAGCCCCAGATTGTCATCCAGGACTACGCGGCCCTGAAAGATGCTCAAGTGCTGGTGGTGGCGGCCGGCAACAGCCAGCTGATCCAGGAAGAACCGATGGCGGAGTTGACTACCAACCGGGAGCTGGTGGATGCGATTGCCCCGCAAATTCACGCGAGCGGCTTCGCGGGTGTCATCGTCAACCTAGCTAATCCGAACGAGGCGGTGACGGCCTACCTGCAGCAGCGGGTGCTCCTGCCGGCCAAGCAAGTGCTGGGGATTGGAACCGTCCTCGACACGGCTCGTCTCCACCGTGCCGTGGCCACCGCCGCCAAGCTATCGCCGACCAACGTGGGGGGCTTCGTCTACGGCCAGCACGACGGCCAGCAGGTCTTTGCCTGGTCGACGGTTCGGGTCAATGGCCAGCCACTGGACGCGACGATCAACGGCCGCAAACTCGACCAATCGCGCCTGAAGGTCAACGCCGACCTGAGCAACTGGTACTCGCTGCAGGGGCTGGGGTACAACGCCCACGCGGCCTGCGCCTGGACCCAGCGGATCATCAGCGCGATCCTGACCGATGAGCAATTGGCCCTGCCGGTGGCCATCTACCAGCCACAATACTCGACCTACGTCAGCTTCCCGGCCCTGATCGGTTGCCAGGGCGTGGGCAACCTCTTGTTACTGAAGCTCTACCCGGTTGAAGAGGCCGGAATTAAAACGGCCGCCACGACGATTCAACAACAGGTGGCGGCCATGCAAAGGATGGGGAAAGATAATGATTAA
- a CDS encoding glutamate--cysteine ligase, with the protein MTGKYDAIKAALKEPALNAQMFACRFGLEVKKHRVLTNGRASRYPYPANLRSRKHNVYLNSGYTDDMIDFETAPVVGSKRAVRHLKVLEQIMIAQLHSDERLWPLSMAPAPLYQNDLDYLKTAFTKPWDQANHDYLGKKYGIAQEILGDVHVNFSLNSDLVKELYQRFYTDRYDSLVDFQNHLYFKLAQSFYLYQWLFTYLFGASPVTEDMPHSFPDDLELPVRSLRCSNYGDDNLATEQVTYNSLEEHFTELQNYIDNGSFYSLKEFFGPVRMRRHNHDNNDLMGILKNGINYIEFRNFDLDPLSRTGISDDTINFLELLLLDSIVSPLPDNLAHRLAEARKQNNEVALQKPQEEADWMKEAANQLMAELQTFVAEFNAPREYRLALTFAQRRIDDPSLTISGQLADQIENGNLLSFGLKIANDRYTANIGYQHPLQAISDTYSDDVQRLIRAGIELGISVLLEDDKVVLSVDDHQEIYQPDEDLDLSNKDVRKFVLDAFPEARAFQEEPLEINK; encoded by the coding sequence ATGACTGGAAAATACGATGCGATCAAGGCGGCATTAAAGGAGCCGGCACTAAATGCCCAGATGTTTGCCTGTCGCTTTGGACTAGAGGTTAAGAAGCATCGGGTGCTGACGAACGGGCGGGCGAGCCGCTACCCATATCCAGCTAATCTGCGTTCTCGAAAACATAATGTTTACCTAAATTCGGGCTACACTGATGACATGATTGACTTTGAGACGGCCCCGGTTGTTGGGAGCAAGCGGGCCGTGCGTCACCTGAAGGTTTTGGAGCAGATCATGATTGCCCAGCTGCACAGCGACGAGCGCCTGTGGCCACTGAGCATGGCCCCGGCGCCGCTCTACCAGAATGACCTGGACTACCTGAAGACGGCCTTTACCAAGCCCTGGGACCAGGCCAACCACGACTACCTCGGCAAGAAGTACGGAATCGCCCAGGAAATCTTAGGGGACGTCCACGTCAACTTCAGCCTCAACAGTGATCTGGTCAAGGAACTCTATCAGCGCTTCTACACGGATCGTTACGACAGCCTGGTTGACTTCCAGAACCATCTCTACTTTAAGCTGGCTCAGAGCTTCTACCTCTACCAGTGGCTCTTCACCTACCTCTTCGGTGCCAGCCCGGTCACCGAGGACATGCCACACAGCTTCCCGGATGACCTCGAACTGCCGGTTCGGAGCCTGCGCTGCAGCAACTACGGGGATGACAACCTGGCGACGGAACAGGTCACCTATAATTCCCTGGAGGAGCACTTTACGGAGCTCCAAAATTACATCGACAATGGCTCCTTCTACAGCCTGAAAGAATTCTTCGGGCCAGTGCGGATGCGGCGTCACAACCACGACAACAACGACCTGATGGGGATCCTCAAGAACGGGATCAACTACATCGAGTTCCGGAACTTCGACCTCGACCCGCTGTCCCGGACGGGGATCAGTGACGACACGATCAACTTCCTGGAATTGCTCCTGCTCGACAGCATTGTTTCGCCACTGCCGGATAACTTAGCTCATCGGCTGGCTGAGGCTCGGAAGCAGAACAACGAGGTGGCCCTGCAGAAGCCGCAGGAAGAGGCGGACTGGATGAAGGAAGCCGCCAACCAATTGATGGCCGAGCTGCAGACCTTCGTGGCGGAATTCAACGCCCCACGGGAATACCGTCTGGCCCTGACCTTTGCCCAACGGCGGATTGATGATCCGAGCCTGACGATCAGTGGGCAACTGGCCGACCAGATCGAAAACGGCAACCTGCTGTCATTTGGCTTGAAGATCGCCAACGACCGCTACACCGCTAACATCGGTTACCAGCACCCACTGCAGGCGATCAGCGACACCTACTCGGATGACGTTCAGCGCTTGATTCGGGCGGGCATCGAGCTCGGCATCTCGGTCCTGCTGGAGGATGACAAGGTTGTCCTGAGCGTGGACGACCACCAGGAGATCTACCAGCCCGATGAAGACCTTGATCTCAGTAACAAGGATGTCAGGAAGTTCGTTTTGGACGCCTTTCCAGAGGCCCGGGCGTTCCAAGAAGAACCATTAGAAATCAACAAATAA